From one Dermacentor silvarum isolate Dsil-2018 chromosome 3, BIME_Dsil_1.4, whole genome shotgun sequence genomic stretch:
- the LOC125944364 gene encoding uncharacterized protein LOC125944364: MPTTRTNSSSISSASSSGAPLARLQGKKPRRCFTNEEDLCILRVVSATRPFGDDLKWMTAIENLKPALGRELTLRGLKDRVDLLIGYWRQQDTRNLRKSGTEEQYAEKEQILQDLSDYARSVNYVPKIAPRSAASAVRMKRPATPYRLTMPPTKQVRAEEAEGQESGQHAAQLLLTMPDQTPSSPSVIVGYMEATDQHTIEIIPDNQQPLKEEDEEEQLQRTQLQRQQIQPPPVARQQALPAMNEGIRGLEGMELNLLTMRQSHEFELRQKELDIEKRKVDNEERRLALEARKLDLAERKHQMEVSCRQREHQELLQHIEQFFSKHTKKISDLINTRQVSHE, from the exons ATGCCGACCACGCGCACGAACAGCAGTAGCATCTCATCGGCGTCGTCTTCAGGCGCGCCGCTGGCTCGCCTGCAGGGGAAAAAGCCTCGGAGGTGTTTCACCAATGAAGAGGACCTCTGTATCCTGCGAGTGGTTTCAGCAACGAGGCCGTTTGGCGACGATTTGAAGTGGATGACGGCGATCGAGAACCTGAAGCCAGCGCTTGGACGCGAGCTGACGCTTCGTGGTCTAAAGGACCGCGTAGACCTCCTCATTGGATACTGGAGGCAACAGGACACAAGGAACTTAAGAAA GTCTGGGACTGAGGAGCAATATGCTGAAAAAGAGCAAATACTGCAGGACCTATCGGATTATGCAAGGTCCGTGAACTACGTTCCGAAAATTGCACCCAGAAGTGCGGCCAGTGCCGTGCGGATGAAGAGGCCGGCAACGCCTTACCGCCTAACCATGCCGCCAACAAAGCAAGTTCGTGCAGAGGAGGCGGAAGGTCAAG AATCAGGACAGCACGCTGCTCAGCTGCTCCTCACCATGCCTGACCAGACCCCGTCAAGTCCCTCTGTCATCGTTGGTTATATGGAGGCGACCGACCAGCACACCATCGAAATAATTCCAGACAACCAGCAGCCCCTGaaggaggaggacgaggaggagcAGTTGCAGCGGACGCAGCTGCAGCGGCAGCAGATACAGCCGCCGCCTGTAGCTAGACAACAGGCTCTGCCGGCAATGAATGAAG GAATCCGAGGCCTCGAGGGCATGGAATTAAATTTGCTGACAATGCGTCAAAGCCATGAGTTTGAGCTACGGCAAAAGGAGCTCGACATTGAGAAAAGAAAAGTCGATAATGAAGAGCGACGCCTAGCTCTAGAGGCGCGAAAGTTGGACCTTGCCGAAAGAAAACACCAGATGGAAGTGTCCTGCCGGCAACGTGAGCACCAGGAACTGCTCCAGCACATTGAACAATTCTTCAGCAAACACACAAAGAAAATAAGTGATCTCATCAACACAAGGCAGGTATCACATGAGTGA